Proteins encoded together in one Camelina sativa cultivar DH55 chromosome 9, Cs, whole genome shotgun sequence window:
- the LOC104713517 gene encoding probable disease resistance protein RPP1: MDSSFLLTTVDTTAIGFFFFFFFFFFFFFFFFFFFFFFMLLCTLLFLVIKSFSFRQDNKELLVDDVEICDIVSSVSNLEFPLKLVTINLQELYLNGCLSLVELPSSIGNLINLNILELIVCPYLVELPSSIGNLTNLRKLKLIECSSLVNLPSSIGNLTNLHELIVCLINLVTLPSSVGSFMNLEIFDLSGCSNLVKLPSSTGNLICLQELDLSECSNLVELPSSIGKLVKLDKLELSECSNLVELPSSIGKLVNLQDLELYVCSGLVALPSSIGDLVNLKKLELIKCSKLVELPSSIGNLISLQELVIRECSTLVELPSSIGNLICLQELEVSECSSLVELPSSIIGSLINLRLLSLSECTNLVKLPSSLGNATSLKYLNLSHCSSLVELPLSIGNMCSLTKLMLQGCSKLEVLPMGINLESLLLLDVTGCSKLRTFPEISTNISFLMLCGTMIKEVPLSVKSWSRLHLMHITYCRDLEEFPHALDIITDLELNNSDIEEAPPWVSGISRLRQLTLNKCTRLVSLPQLPGSLVHLVAENCESLERLDCSFPNPYVSLNFIDCWKLNQKAREIIIQTCAYAILPGRQVPAFFTYQATSDGSVTMELNQSRFPTSLRFKVCLLLVYKGDTKAGDEKQIYASSTIVDKHRGISIVPYGPPGRVLRPLLTEHLYIYEAEAKNVEYNKLFLEFKVQSDTWEIGKCGIRQL; the protein is encoded by the coding sequence atggATTCATCTTTTCTCCTTACTACTGTTGATACTACTGCTataggcttcttcttcttcttcttcttcttcttcttcttcttcttcttcttcttcttcttcttcttcttcttcatgcttTTGTGTACATTACTTTTTCTTGTTATAAAATCTTTTAGTTTCCGTCAAGACAACAAGGAACTTTTAGTTGATGATGTGGAGATTTGTGATATAGTAAGTTCCGTCTCTAATCTTGAATTCCCCTTAAAACTTGTTACAATTAATCTCCAAGAATTGTATCTCAATGGATGTTTAAGTCTAGTAGAACTTCCCTCATCTATTGGAAATCTCATTAACCTCAATATATTGGAGCTTATTGTATGCCCATATCTAGTGGAGCTTCCTTCATCTATTGGAAATCTCACTAATCTCCGGAAGTTGAAGCTTATTGAATGTTCAAGTCTAGTGAACCTTCCTTCATCTATTGGAAATCTCACTAATCTCCATGAGCTTATTGTATGTTTAATAAATCTGGTAACGCTTCCCTCATCTGTTGGAAGTTTTATGAATCTTGAAATATTTGATCTTAGTGGATGCTCAAATCTGGTAAAGCTTCCCTCATCTACTGGAAATCTCATTTGTCTTCAAGAATTGGATCTCAGTGAGTGCTCAAATCTGGTGGAGCTTCCTTCATCTATTGGAAAGCTTGTTAAACTTGACAAGTTGGAGCTTAGTGAATGCTCAAACTTGGTGGAGCTTCCGTCATCTATTGGAAAACTTGTTAATCTTCAAGATTTGGAGCTTTATGTATGCTCAGGCCTGGTGGCGCTTCCCTCGTCCATTGGAGATCTTGTTAATCTCAAGAAATTGGAGCTTATTAAATGCTCAAAACTGGTGGAGCTTCCTTCTTCTATTGGAAATCTCATTAGTCTTCAAGAATTGGTTATACGTGAATGCTCAACTCTGGTGGAGCTTCCTTCTTCTATTGGAAATCTCATTTGTCTTCAAGAATTGGAGGTTAGTGAATGCTCAAGTCTGGTGGAGCTTCCCTCATCTATAATTGGAAGTCTCATTAATCTCCGTCTATTAAGTCTTAGTGAATGTACAAATCTAGTGAAGCTCCCCTCATCTCTTGGAAATGCTACTAGTCTCAAATATTTGAATCTTAGTCATTGTTCAAGTCTGGTGGAACTTCCTTTATCTATTGGAAACATGTGTTCGTTGACAAAGTTGATGTTGCAAGGATGCTCAAAGTTAGAGGTTCTTCCGATGGGGATCAACTTGGAATCTCTGTTATTACTTGATGTCACCGGTTGCTCTAAGCTGAGAACTTTTCCTGAGATTTCTACTAATATCAGTTTTCTTATGCTCTGTGGAACTATGATAAAAGAAGTTCCTTTGTCAGTCAAGTCATGGTCTCGACTTCATCTCATGCATATAACATACTGCAGAGACCTTGAAGAGTTCCCACATGCTCTTGACATTATCACAGATTTGGAGTTGAACAACTCAGATATAGAAGAAGCTCCTCCATGGGTCAGTGGGATTTCTCGTTTACGTCAACTTACACTCAACAAATGCACGAGGCTGGTATCACTCCCACAGCTACCGGGTTCCCTAGTACATTTAGTTGCAGAAAACTGTGAGTCCCTGGAGAGACTTGACTGCTCCTTTCCGAATCCTTACGTTAGTCTCAACTTTATCGACTGTTGGAAACTGAATCAAAAAGCAAGAGAGATCATCATCCAAACATGTGCATATGCGATCTTACCAGGTAGACAAGTCCCTGCATTCTTCACTTACCAAGCTACTAGTGATGGTTCTGTAACAATGGAGTTGAATCAGAGTCGTTTTCCTACGTCATTGAGGTTTAAAGTCTGTCTCTTGCTGGTTTATAAGGGTGACACAAAAGCTGGTGATGAGAAACAGATATATGCATCTTCTACCATTGTCGACAAACATAGGGGTATCAGTATTGTTCCGTATGGACCACCAGGCCGTGTTCTACGTCCACTTTTAACGGAACATCTGTACATATACGAAGCTGAGGCAAAAAACGTGGAATACAACAAGCTTTTCCTTGAATTCAAAGTCCAAAGTGACACATGGGAGATAGGTAAATGTGGGATACGCCAACTCTGA
- the LOC104713518 gene encoding glutathione S-transferase U21-like, which translates to MADEVILMSFWPSMFGMRTMIALEEKGVKYEYREEEDAIRNKSPLLLEMNPIYKKIPVLIHNGKPVCESIIQIQYIDEVWSDKNPFLPTDPYQRSQAFFWADFIEKKLFLCGRKTWATKGEELEAAKKELIEILKTLQSELGDKPYFGGDTFGFVDIVLIGFYSWFPAYQKFGNFSIEPECSKLMTWGKRCMQRDSVAKTLPDSERVFGYVLHLKKVYGIE; encoded by the exons ATGGCAGACGAAGTGATCCTTATGAGTTTCTGGCCGAGCATGTTCGGAATGAGGACGATGATCGCGTTAGAGGAGAAAGGAGTGAAGTACGAgtatagagaagaagaggatgcgATCAGGAACAAGAGTCCCTTGCTTCTAGAGATGAATCCGATTTACAAAAAGATCCCGGTACTCATCCACAATGGTAAACCGGTTTGTGAATCCATCATCCAAATCCAATACATAGACGAAGTCTGGTCCGACAAGAACCCATTCCTTCCTACTGATCCTTACCAAAGATCTCAAGCCTTCTTTTGGGCTGATTTCATCGAAAAGAAG TTGTTCCTTTGTGGGAGGAAGACTTGGGCAACGAAAGGTGAGGAGCTAGAAGCAGCGAAGAAGGAGCTTATTGAAATACTCAAGACTCTTCAATCTGAGCTAGGAGATAAACCTTACTTTGGCGGCGATACATTCGGGTTTGTAGACATTGTGTTGATTGGGTTCTATAGTTGGTTTCCAGCATACCAGAAGTTTGGTAACTTCAGCATTGAACCAGAGTGTTCGAAACTGATGACTTGGGGAAAGAGGTGTATGCAAAGAGACAGTGTGGCTAAGACTTTGCCTGATTCTGAGAGAGTTTTTGGTTACGTTTTACATCTTAAGAAGGTATATGGGATCGAGTAA
- the LOC104713519 gene encoding glutathione S-transferase U20-like, whose product MANKPILLDYWPSMFGMRARVALREKGVDFEYREEDFSNKSPLLLQSNPVHKKIPVLIHNGKPVCESLNVVYYVDEAWPDKNPFFPSDPYGRSQARFWADFVDKKFTEAQVKIWMKKGEEQEAGKKEFIEACKILETELGDKPYFGGDSFGYVDISLITFYCWFQAYEKFGNINIESESPKLVAWGKRCMEKESVSKSLPDSEKIVGYVAEFRKNNLGSE is encoded by the exons ATGGCGAACAAACCGATTCTTCTGGATTACTGGCCGAGTATGTTCGGTATGAGGGCTAGAGTTGCGTTGAGGGAGAAAGGTGTTGATTTCGAGTACAGAGAGGAGGATTTCAGCAACAAGAGCCCTTTGCTCCTCCAGAGTAATCCTGTTCACAAGAAAATCCCGGTTCTCATCCACAACGGTAAACCGGTCTGTGAATCTCTCAACGTCGTCTATTACGTTGACGAGGCCTGGCCCGACAAGAACCCATTCTTCCCTTCCGATCCTTACGGTAGATCTCAGGCTCGTTTCTGGGCCGATTTCGTGGACAAGAAG TTCACGGAAGCACAAGTGAAGATCTGGATGAAGAAAGGTGAGGAGCAAGAGGCAGGGAAGAAGGAGTTTATTGAAGCATGCAAGATTCTTGAAACTGAGCTTGGAGACAAACCATACTTTGGTGGAGATAGCTTTGGCTATGTTGACATTTCCTTGATTACATTCTACTGTTGGTTCCAAGCATACGAGAAGTTTGGTAACATCAACATCGAATCAGAGAGTCCCAAACTCGTCGCTTGGGGAAAGAGGTGCATGGAGAAAGAGAGTGTGTCTAAGTCTCTCCCTGACTCTGAGAAGATTGTTGGATACGTCGCTGAGTTCAGGAAGAACAATCTCGGATCTGAGTGA
- the LOC104713520 gene encoding glutathione S-transferase U19-like, protein MANEVVLLDFWPSMFGMRTRIALREKGVEFEYREEDLRNKSPLLLQMNPIHKKIPVLIHNGKPVNESIIQVQYIDEVWSHKNPILPSDPYQRAQARFWADFIDKKMYEAQRKVWATKGEEQETGKKDFIEILKTLESELGDKPYFGGDEFGLVDIALIGFSTWFPSYEKFGNFSIEQECPKLIAWVKKCLQRETVAKSLPDPEKVTEFVSMLRSKFVPE, encoded by the exons ATGGCGAATGAGGTGGTTCTTCTTGATTTCTGGCCGAGTATGTTCGGGATGAGGACGAGGATCGCACTGAGGGAGAAAGGTGTGGAATTTGAGTACAGAGAAGAAGATCTGAGGAACAAGAGCCCTTTGCTTCTCCAGATGAACCCGATCCACAAGAAGATTCCTGTTCTCATCCACAATGGTAAACCGGTTAACGAATCTATCATCCAGGTTCAGTACATTGATGAGGTCTGGTCTCACAAGAACCCTATCCTTCCTTCTGATCCTTACCAGAGAGCTCAGGCTCGATTCTGGGCTGATTTCATCGACAAAAAG ATGTACGAGGCTCAGAGGAAGGTGTGGGCGACCAAAGGTGAGGAACAAGAGACAGGCAAGAAGGATTTCATTGAGATACTCAAGACTCTTGAGTCTGAGCTTGGAGACAAGCCTTACTTTGGTGGAGATGAGTTTGGCCTTGTAGACATTGCATTGATTGGTTTCTCCACCTGGTTTCCATCATATGAGAAGTTTGGTAACTTCAGCATCGAACAAGAGTGTCCGAAACTGATCGCTTGGGTCAAGAAGTGTTTGCAGAGGGAGACCGTGGCTAAGTCCTTGCCTGATCCTGAGAAGGTTACCGAGTTCGTCTCCATGCTCAGGAGCAAATTTGTGCCAGAGTAG